The proteins below are encoded in one region of Synechococcales cyanobacterium T60_A2020_003:
- a CDS encoding glycosyltransferase family 4 protein: protein MHIAWLGKKTPFCGNVTYGREVTAALAARGYQVSFLHFAQPEPGFEAESEFEETSAEFQEVPLPFLYKSQIITIPSLRSGKVLFESLRQLRPDVVHASLTLSPLDFKLPEICAALDIPLVATFHPPFDRKRRNLTSNTQHLAYQVYAPSLANFDRVIVFSYIQRDLLVRLGVPEGRVAVIPNGVDTAKYTPGLSNIKTELDASTLFVYQGRLALEKNVESLLRAWRHVALGNGAKLLMVGSGPLEASLKAFYGADSSIVWAGFVGDEERRIDILRGADVFILPSLVEGLSLSLLEAMSCGLACLATDAGADGEALADGAGVVLDTQRVTSQLKTLLPICHEHPEWTAILGQKARRRVLERYTLSQNITTLEELYHQVVARPSVFVKSS, encoded by the coding sequence ATGCACATCGCTTGGCTTGGAAAAAAAACGCCCTTCTGCGGCAACGTTACCTACGGTCGGGAAGTGACGGCAGCCCTTGCTGCGCGTGGCTATCAGGTTAGTTTTCTCCACTTTGCTCAGCCTGAACCTGGGTTTGAGGCTGAATCCGAATTTGAGGAAACCTCTGCCGAGTTTCAGGAAGTTCCGCTGCCGTTTCTCTACAAATCACAAATTATTACCATTCCATCCTTGCGATCGGGGAAGGTGCTGTTCGAGTCGCTTCGCCAACTCCGTCCCGATGTGGTGCATGCGTCGTTGACCCTCTCGCCTTTAGATTTCAAGTTGCCCGAAATTTGCGCAGCGTTGGATATTCCCCTCGTCGCCACGTTTCATCCACCGTTTGACCGTAAGCGTCGCAACTTAACCTCCAATACTCAGCACTTAGCCTACCAGGTGTATGCGCCATCGCTGGCAAACTTTGATCGCGTAATTGTGTTTTCCTACATCCAGCGGGATCTGTTGGTGCGCTTGGGCGTTCCCGAAGGGCGGGTAGCGGTGATTCCCAACGGTGTTGATACGGCCAAGTACACGCCGGGATTATCCAATATCAAAACCGAATTGGATGCCAGCACACTATTCGTCTACCAAGGTCGCCTAGCCCTGGAGAAGAACGTAGAGTCGCTGTTGCGGGCATGGCGACACGTAGCCTTGGGCAATGGCGCAAAGCTCTTAATGGTAGGCTCAGGCCCTTTAGAAGCCTCGCTCAAAGCGTTTTATGGAGCTGATTCCAGCATCGTTTGGGCTGGGTTTGTGGGGGATGAGGAGCGCCGCATCGATATTTTGCGGGGAGCGGACGTGTTTATTTTGCCGTCCTTGGTGGAAGGATTGTCCCTATCTCTACTAGAAGCAATGTCCTGCGGCTTAGCTTGCCTTGCTACCGATGCCGGAGCGGATGGCGAAGCCCTAGCGGACGGAGCGGGGGTGGTGCTAGATACCCAGCGAGTGACCAGCCAACTGAAAACGCTGCTGCCGATTTGTCATGAGCATCCCGAATGGACAGCTATCCTAGGGCAAAAGGCTCGGCGGCGCGTCCTAGAACGCTACACGCTGAGCCAAAATATCACGACTCTGGAAGAGTTGTACCACCAGGTGGTTGCCCGACCCT